TAAAGAACCCCTCTAATTCAAAAAACCAATTAGGACCCAGCCACTTTTAAATTAAACCTCTTCCCTCTAATTCTAGCTGGGTGCTGCTTCTAGGAAAAGCTTTATAACCTTAAATGTGTGCTCTCTCCTCCTGTTCCTATTGTGGGAGTTTCAGCTCTCTGAAGGGAGGATCACATATTGTAATTGCATTTCTTTTGAACTCCAAGAAGAGTTCTTAGAGTGCTAGTTGCTTTATCATTGCAGTTATTTCAACACACAttcaattatatacatatatttttgtgaAGTAGTTGAAGAGTAAGAATATGTCCATTTTTGAGCCTTTTGCTCCAGCTAGCATTCTCCAGGCGCTATGTGTACATCATCTTATTGGTAGCTATTAATGTCTCCTCTTAATgtttgaagaaactgagattcagataaattattttaaaaatcgtcttaatttctctttagaagtCCGGATGTGTTGTATATAGAGCTTGCCTAAAAACAGCACCCTTTCATATATGTTCAGTATTAGAGCTGCTATAATCCTGACACAAGATAGATCATGGAATCCTCATTTAAAATTTCTAGCAAGTTATTAAACTCAGTTGAAGTCTGTATTTTATAATTGAGCGTGTTCTTTTCCTTGAAAACAAAACATAGCTGAAAATTAACACCTCTAAAGGCCACATTTCACATTTTGATCCTTCCTTtgcaatgcttttttaaaaagtatggatTAGCAGTggattgatatttttattttttccctccttaTCCTTTGATGTCTGCTTCTGGCCACTGGGAAAATGACCTCTCAGTATTCTGACCCTGGCCAGAAGAATAGCCCTTAGGCAAATAATTGAGTTAGAAGGGGTTTCACAGATTCTCTTTGCTTCAGCAGTTACTGTCTGATACAGGCTTTCATTTATCTGAAGGAAGTCCTATTATTTCATGGGCACCTTtagaattattcataatattctttAGGGGATATTTTACAGAAGTGAATACTGTTGTGCAGctttcccaccctgccccccatTATATGTATCTCTTTAATCTTTCTATGACATTAAATCCCTTCTTTTGATGGCCCTGTAATCTTGACCAACTATCTTTTTAACCACTTCCCTGTTGAATATTTAGATAGTTTCCAAATTTTCACTAAGCTGTTGGTGATTTAATCAGCAAATGCTGCCCAGTCCTCTGAAGTGCTGCATCTAATGGCTTAGAATAGACAGATATCCATCATTATTGTGTGGCTGTGCTTGAGAAGTCCTGTTCTGAGCCATGTCCATACTGTCCTGATCTACGCCCTAAACACAGAATTCTCTTGGCCCACGGCAGGGTTAGTCATCTTGTCAGCCTCTACTAAGTTTGGCTTTGCTGGTATCTTGACTCTGCTGTTAATGCTGGCCCTGATGATGAGACTGCAGTCTTTTAAGGCTTTTTAGGAGGTGACAAAGTCTCTCTTGCTGTTATTTTTCTTGACAGGCCTTGGTTCAAAGTCTCTGAAGAAAAGTGGTCCTGATTATAAACCATCACTACTTGGCATCTCTAGCAAATTCGACTAGAAACTGATGACTGAAAGTGTCAAAGTTAACATGTGTGTCCATTTTGAGGACATTGAGGGTGTGGAGTTTTATCTAGGAATGTTAACATTATAATATTCACTTTCTGTACAAGATTAATCTAGATTTGCTTTTCCTTCTCATAGGTTGTAGACTTAAAATCCAAGCTCACATTGTAGGCTAAAGCAGTGATGTGTAGGTACTGAATAGAAGTACTTCCAGTGTGTTTTGTACTATGCATTCTTTAAAAAAGATGTCCACATTTACTGTTCTTTAATTCCCTGCCCCTTCTCTTCACAGCATGTCTCCTGAGGTAGATGCTCTTACCTTCAGTTTATAGATAGGAAGACTGAGATTGAATGAGCCAAGTGGCTTTGTAAAACACATCCCACCCTTATACATAGTACTGTTGCCTTGTTGCCATGCCACATATAGGTAGCCTCTCTTTTTTCTACTCTCCCAGTAATAATATATTGAAAAAACTTACAGATAACTTATTTGAGCACTAATTTTGTGCTTGGCGCAATTTTAggcattaaatgaaaaatgtgaagCTTTCCTTCGAGGACCTAATGCACATGAAACTGTAAATGGTGTACTTCTCATCATTTCTACCATAGAACATGTAGAATGTAGGCATAAAGAAGTTCCAGACTGTGTAATAGGCTGTAAGTGTATTTGGATTCATAGGCAGGGTGGGTCAGCTGATCTGTGGGGCTGGGTGGTTAGATGTTTTCTCACCCTAGACAGATGGATGGACTTTGCATAGGCAGGAAGTAAATAGGAGAGCATTCTAGATGAAGGGAACTACAAAAGTAGTTAACATATTTGAGCCTGACATTTATGGGTCTTCAGTGATGTCCAGCCTGAGAGAAAAGACATGTTAGAAAATGGTGAGAAAGCCTGACAGGCACAGAGGAGCCAAATTATGTACTTTGAAAGCTGGGTTGAGTTTATATTTGAGGGAGTAGCCCAAAGAGAGTCATTTACAGTTATTGAGTGTAAGGGTGGAGGCTGGCTAAGAGTGATTTTGATGTAGGGTACAGAAGTACAAGGAATGAGGCCTACATGTAATGAGGATTTGATGTGCTTGTGAAGAACAGGTGCTTTGAAGTATTTGGGAGGATAGATTGGAAAGTCTTCACTTGATGGGAGGAAATCTGATTCTACTATTGGCAGTAGGCACCTTTAAAGTATTTTGATCAGGAAGTGACTGATGAGAGTCCCTTAAAGTATCATCAGTCATCTTAAAGAATGGATTTGATAGCAGTGACAGGAAGGGGGCTAAAGATAGTGAGAGACTGAGACTAGGGAAAGCCTTGAGACTAGGGAAGGAGTGGACAAGAGGTTTGTTGTAGATGCAGAAATAGGAACAATttcatttctgtgttgtctgcTGCCTGCCTCCAAACTGCTGGGTGTTGTGTAACCCATTTCCTGTTGAAATTGGTCTAGCTGCTTGAAAGTCCATGTTATATAAGCCAGAAGTTATGTAAGCAGTGGGCATCAGGACATTAGCTATGGATTTGTTTGTaagttgttttgtgtgtgtgggtaatttaaaaattctaaacagataaatgtattttttaagtcaTGTTTTCAGTCTTACTGTGCTGTGATGGTTCTCAGTCTCTAGGAGCTCTTGTGGTTATCCCAAAGAAGCTTGCAATAGTTGGCCCCAAACTGGAAaggctgcattttattttttgaaacagGGCTTGTGTATTTGGGAGGTCCCAAGGAGTAGTTGGGATTCTTGAGAGGTGTGATTTAACTTTTAATGTTTGGAAGGGGAGAAGGTTGGGGGGCTAAATTGGGAGGTCTAGTAGGGCCAGAGTTTCGTGGTATCCTTTAGCAGTgttgatcctttgtatttctctcTTACTCGCTTACAGTACTGCCTGAGATGGCCCACCTCTGAATTGGCTTTTGGCCAGTACTTGGTTAATTGGAATCTTTCCTAGGTAAAATTGCACAGGTGCTGTTTATGAACTTTGGAGGGGGCTCCTAAGTGACTGCTAACTTTGAATTAGTTTTCTAGTCTGTAGACTAGGAAATTTCTACAGTTTGCTGAAAGTTGGCTTCTCTCTGCTTCTCACTTTTAGGAATGAAGTAGGCTTATTTAATGATGGAGATATTGCCCTGATCTGAAAGACTTGATGGTCACAAAAGTTGGACATACTGAGAGAGTATATAATTTTAAGATGATGAATGGTGTATTTTTGATGTACTTGTTTTAGAGTATAGTAGCTTGTGTGGTGGTAACAGCCCCAGCATCTTAATGGCTTAACCCAGcagaagttcttttctttttcacccCTCATGTCCAGTGCAGGTCTGCAGGAGTCTGTACTGCACAGTCCCTCGGGGACTTGGGCTATAGGAACAACCATTCTGTGACAGCACCATCTAGGACACATGGCCTCCTGGGTGGTATCAGTAAGAGAAGATGCCTGTTGAACCACACATAGGCTTTTTGCAGTTTCAACCTGGAAGTAGCATCATTTGTGCATATTTTCTATTGAACAGAACTAACCATATGGACCTTCCTGAGTACAGAGGGTTGCTGAGAAATGTAGGAGAGCAAATGAACTGTTTTTTGaggattattttctttgttacagTCTTGTTCTACTGATGTGGGTGAAGATGTCAGATGGATCAAGgtgtgacttacttcactgagtgtCGCCTTAGAATTACCCTTACACAGGACACAGCTCTGAATATGATTGAAACTATAAGTGGTAGGAAGAAAATTTGTAGTTCTCAACTAGAGAATCAACTGTTTCTGAATTGTCTAGATTTGGGTTATATCTTATCATTGTGCTCTGTCTAATAGAACCTTTTTATGTGGTAGGGGCCTCTCTTGTAGAACTTCTCCCTTGAAAACAGATGACTACTAAGGCTTTTTGTGAGTGGGGGCTATACTTcctttgctattttaaaattaCTGATCATTTTCAGTCTTAAATTGTGATGCCATGTATGTTTTAGACATAATGATAATCTTACTACTGTCTAAAGTGGTATTTCATCTTTTTAGACCTTACTATGTTAGTGTATTTTTACACTGTGCTGTAGATGAACATACTGAAATTTAAATCAACAGTACATAAAACTATTACTGGTTAATGGATAATTTTTTTAGCTACATGTTATTAAAAAATTACTGTACTCTATAAAGTATGATTATTATAGTAGGGAATTGACTAAGGTGAGTTAAATAATTGAAGAAGTAAGTATTCATTGACTGGTGTACAAACAAAGGGTTTGATAAATGGAAGTCAGTAAGATTTTTGTCTATTTCagaaaaacttttaaatgaaCTTAATTATGGTTCAGAGTTCTCTTGCTGTGCATCTTGTTGAATACAGTCATATCTCTTGTAACCTACACCATGCACAAAGTTAGTGCCTGGTATTTGTATATAATGCTTGAACTTTTCAAAGCACTCCTACAGAGATTAATTCATGTTTCTCACAGTGGCCCTGTGGATAGTTGGTAGTGTTCCTATTCTCCtggaaggaaactgaagctctcaGGTTAAGTGATTTGACCAAGGTTGTACCACTTGTAAGCAGCAGAGCTAGTACTAGAAAGAGCCAAATCTACCTGCCTTTAATTTATGCTTTTGTCTCCAGTGTATCTGTGTAACAAAGTTAGCACACTGCCAAAGATATGAAAATGGCTCTTCTTCTTTAGGTACCAACTGCTTAACGGACCCTGCCAAGCATAACATTTAAAGTTACTATCTTTTGGTTTAAGGATGATTGAGGCAAATATCACACTTAAGGTGTTTTTCCCGTATTATGTGAAAAAACAGATTTGGGCAAACTCAGACAATTCTTGGAGGAAGCAAAGGACATGTATTTAGCGTAAGCTTCTAAAGAAATAATTACTAAGCAGTCTCCATGTGTTGAGGAGGCAAATTAGGGTagtggaagaaaacaaaagccttgagagacagaaGCTTGAACTGGAATTCTGTCTCTACCATCTCCTAGCATTGTTGCACTGGGCATATCAATTTCCTTCTCTGAACCTCCATTTCTTCACCCCAAAAAAGGGGTGAATGTATCTGTCTTGTGGGACTTTGGGGAAAAGTAAttgaccaaaataataaaaagacctTCCCTGTAGGTGCTCATAGTCAGTATTGTTGAGAGCATAGATGTTTCACATTCAGTTATGTTTCTTCCCAGATGGGTTGGAAGAAGATTCACCATGTGCATTTCCTGAAGCCTGATGtttgctctttctttcttttgctcttgCTTTTGTTTTAGGGAATGACCATGGATAAAAGTGAGCTGGTTCAGAAAGCCAAGCTCGCCGAGCAGGCTGAGCGCTATGATGACATGGCTGCGGCCATGAAGGCAGTCACAGAACAGGGGCACGAACTCTCCAATGAAGAGAGGAATCTGCTCTCCGTGGCCTACAAGAATGTGGTAGGGGCCCGCCGTTCTTCCTGGCGAGTCATCTCCAGCATTGAACAAAAAACAGAGAGGAATGAGAAGAAGCAGCAGCTGGGCAGAGAGTACCGTGAGAAGATCgaggcagagctgcaggacatCTGCAGTGATGTTCTGGTGAGGGGCCAGTGTTTCTCTCTGAAACAGTCACTTCCAAATAGCGTTGATTTAATGTACAAATGCAAACTCTCAATGCAAACTCTTGACCTGAGAGAAAAGTGCCTGAATATACTGGAAAGCTGCAAGCCATTGGCAACTGCTTTTTAAGCATATGATACGATTCTTCTCACTTCTTACTTGATCATAGAAGTTGCTCATCAGTTATGGGGTATTTCCTTTCCCTTCAAAAAGACTTGTGAAAAACAGGAACATTTAGTGAACATCCCTCCATCTTTTCTTTAGAAGTTGAAGCCAGATAGGCAGGATTTTAGATAGATGCAAGCACAGATAGGCTCTTCTGTATGTTAGTGTGTGTGGTGATTCTCTTCAGTGGGGAAGACTGGAGCAGAAGTTGAGCTGCCTTGCAGCCTGTCCCGTCAGCtgcagtgtgacgtgctgtttgtgtcTGCGAGTTGGCCGTGTTGGTCAGTTAGGGCCTGTAGTCCAGAGCCAAATCAGAAGTGGTGTGGGGATTGCCCTGTGCCTTATATAAGCCTTAGATGATTAGTCTCTAACTCCTTTCACTCAGGCCACAACCTGGGGTTGGATGGGAGGGGTGCATATTCTAGAGCAAGTGGTGATCATACTGCCTTTCCCTCACATCCTGAGCCCACTGggaactttctttttcttccaggtGAAATCAGGTAAAAATGAACGGTGAGGGCTGCTTTGAAGGGAAAAGGAATTCACACTTGTGGATCTACCTCCTCCCCTGCTGGCTGCCTCTCCAAGTCACTGCCCATGACACCTTTCTTTTGAAAACCAGTACAAAGCTTGTCAGCCATCAGGCAGTACTCCTCATCCCTAACCCATAAGGAGTTCCACCCTGTCTGTCTGCAGAGAATATTAAAATGACTACTGCCCCTTGCATCTGATCACTCTGATTGATTTAAATCCCCTTATAACTAAGCTTTTGCATTGAGCTGCTTTTTTTGTTAGACTCGTGGTGTAAGAGTATCATGGCTAAATTTGTTGCCTGTTGGTAATTTGGGGGTTTGTTAATGGTGCGCTAATTCCTGAATGTTAGGTACATCTGGTATTCAGATGAAGTATGGCATGCATTCCAAGGGCAAGAAAGTTCCATAATTCCTGAAATGTAGACCAGCTTTTAAGAGCATCTGAAAGAATGTGAAGAAAAGCATGGTACTTACTGCCTCTTAACCAGTTTTTCAGGATGCCACATTCTAAAACAACTCTTCGAAAATATTGCTCTGTATACGAAGCTTGGACTCCTTCAGAACTGCTTTTGTTGTAAGCATAAATGTTTAAAggaatttattattaataatagtatTAGCTACTTTTTGAGTGCTTACTACGTGCCAGGCACGTGTTCAGTGCCTTATTTATATTAGCTCATTTATCCTCGTAACTACCCTAGAAGGTGGCTGTTACGCTTCCCCATTGTGTAGCTAAGGATGGGTCAGGCTGATGAGGCCATTTGTCCAGGGTCATACAGATAGTAAGTGGCAGAGGAGGGATTTCTACCCAGGTCCGATTGATTCTAAACTTAAGTTTTCAGCAGTTTTGCTCTGTTGTCACCTTTTTCCTCCCAAaatggaaagtttttttttttcctgtaattacaaaagtaatacaaggtttgttgttttttaaacaaaagagcagggcaaaagaatataaataagaAAGTAGAAATCATTTCTAATCCTATTACCTAGAGAACCATTGTTAACATATTGTTAAATATCCTTCTAGACTTTTCCCTTACATATTTGTGTGCGTGTACACATGTACATCTTAATGATAAAATCGAATTCATGTGGTATTTAtaatctgctttttttccccactcaGACTTCTGAGCACTTTTCCATATTATCAGTGTAGTTCTGCATCATCATTTTTAAGGCCTCCAGGGCATCCCATTGTATGTTGTACTTTAATCAACCCCTTATGGATGGTCAGAGTGATTTTTAACAGAAGAATTCAGGATCTGCTGTTATGACCTGGGCTAAAACCCATTTAAAAGCTTTGGatggaaaatatgtttttttaaatcttcaaaaaaattatttagaagtGGTAGTGTGTATCTTGAATCTCAAATGTAGTTTTAACATCTTGTAAATAATAAGTCCAGATTCTTAACAGAGTGTGGATAATTTTTTAGGAGCTGTTGGACAAATACCTTATTCCCAATGCTACACAACCAGAAAGTAAGGTGTTCTACTTGAAAATGAAAGGAGATTATTTTAGATATCTTTCTGAGGTGGCATCTGGAGACAATAAACAAAGTaagtcattttttcttttcttttttctttttttcttaaagaaattttATCAGTAGTGGAGCCAGTCTTTTGTCATAATTTaacaatttttgcttttgtctgttcTTCATAGACACTAACACAGTACTCAGGATATTTAAGGGGGAATATGGAGGGCTTTGCAAGCCTGGGTCAGTAGTGCACTGACACAGATCTTCACCTTCAAGATGACTGAGTAGCTCTTTTTAGAGGTGCAACTTTAAAATGTTTGACAGCATGAAACCACCATTTCTTTTATCACATACATGTATTATTGTGGTAGTGATAATTATAGCCTTTTCTTGATTTaaagtgcctactatgtaccaggtattTTAGagtctcatttattcctcacacaACCTTAAGAATTTCGGGTAGGACTGGCCTAGAGCATTTCTTTGGGAAGGTACAGTAGGAATTCAGGCGTCTATCCACTTTGCCTCCTGACATACATCCTTTGCTACATATGAATctgttgtaagaaaaaaaaaaaaaaaagaatttcggGTGGGAATCTGTCCATTTTTCtaataaggaaactaaggcttcTGGAGGTTTCACTTACTCTGAGCTACACACCTATAGTAAGAGTTGGGATTTCAGGTTGGGGTCTGTTGACTTGAAAGTCCATGATCTTTCCACCAGAGCAAATTGTTACCACATTCTGTCTTATTAAAggttatttctgtatttcttaacTGCTTTAGTTGACTTTATCATACTCTTTTTGCTTTCCTCCAAAacatttaatatagtactggctTAGAATAAACATTTAACAAATGATTGTTAAAGGGTAGAGAGACTGAGTCCTCATTTGATAAGCCATTAGTCCAACCCAGTTTGGTACAATAATTTGATTGTGCTCCAGTGTATGATGCAAGCTACAAAAGAACTCaacctttttatttcttacagccaCTGTGTCGAACTCCCAGCAGGCCTACCAGGAAGCATTTGAAATTAGTAAGAAAGAAATGCAGCCTACACACCCAATTCGACTTGGGCTTGCACTTAATTTCTCAGTTTTTTACTATGAGATTCTAAACTCCCCTGAAAAGGCTTGCAGCCTGGCGAAAACGGTGAGGAAGGTCATCCTCTGTGGCTTCTGATTACAGTACAACAGTGCTTGTgcttttttataactttttattaCCTGAACATAACTTGTTATTTTGGACTTTAAAGAATTACTGGGGGTGGAAATGTATCTTTCTTGAAGTAAGTACAGACATGTTACTTCGTAATTTCTTCTCAGCATCTCCTGctgatttgtttttgttatttgatACTATTTTtttgggggtgaggtggggttgTGGACAACTCAGGATGAAAGTcgtttgttgtttcttgtcaaGCTTTGGGCTCTAAGCCTCCATTACATATATTCCTTGTACTAAGATTTGAATTTATGGCTgtataaatgaaagaaatcaggCTATGTTTTCTTTATGTGCCTGGTTACCACCTATCTTCTTTTGATACCCCAACTGCCTTTTCTGCATATTTTTGTAGTCTTTCAACATGCACactgttatttaaatttttattttgggagAAGTATGTGAAATGAAGTCTTAAAAGTTCCATCACTTGATCGAATCAGACTTAGTGGTGTGAACTTCTATTCTCCCTTTTTATCCCCTCTATCCAGACCTTTTCAATTTtagtgtgtgttttttttgaaggaCTACTAGGAATGTCTTTGGTAATAAGAAAATTGTGTAAATTTGTATTGGATTAACAGTAATATCTGCTGACTTATTAGATACAGTAAAGTTCTTATCTAGGAATTACATCCTTGTTTAGTGCTTTATAAACATGCATTAAATGTTTGCTGAAACAACTAGCAAACAAGGAAGTAAGAGCCTCAGTTCCTAAGTGCTGTCCACAAAGAGCATATTCACTTGTTAGCAGAAAAAAATTGAGCTTAAACTCACTCCAAAGAACCTGTGAATTCTTTGCTAAAGGCTCTTTGTTTTTAGGCATTTGATGAAGCAATTGCTGAATTGGATACACTGAATGAAGAGTCTTACAAAGACAGCACCCTGATCATGCAGTTGCTTAGGGACAATCTCACTGTAAGTACTACTGATTTCAGTGGCTGCTTCTGGAGGTTTATCTTCTCAGTCCCATTCACCCACCTAATAATGCACTATTATTAGGTGAAACTCAAGAGGGGGTTTTACCGTGGAAGTATAgttaaatttttaagtttttaaattggTTATAAATGACTGCTGAAGTGTTTGGTCCTTGTAGTTATCAGTGTCTACAGTAATACAGGAAGAATTTTAAACAATTGAGTGAGGTACGATGACAGACTGGGCCACTCCCTTGAGTAAAGTTTAGTAGCCCTACTTTGATTAAAGCTCTGTTTTTCTCTTGCAGCTGTGGACGTCAGAAAACCAGGGAGATGAAGGAGatgctggggagggagagaacTAATGTCTATCGTGCTTTGTGATCTGTTCAGTGTCACTCTGTACCCTCCACATACATCCCTTTGtgcgataaaaaaaaaaaaagtcgtaTGTCGACTTTCGATTTTTCACAGCCTCAGCCTAGCAAAAATGGTCCATGGGATAAAGCTGGTATTTGTATCTAAATCTCAAGATTGGTCACATAAATGCCACGGCATTCTGAAGTTTTGATTTTGATTAACAGGATTActgtgtgtttaattttttttttaactgaacacTGTGATTATGGGGTTTTGTAACTTAACAGAACTCTTAACTGGTAGAAAAAGTAGACCCAAATTATGTGTAACTTTTTGGAAAGTTTAATCTGATATCAAAATAATCACTGAAACAGTTCCATTGTAAAGTTGTACAGAAAGTTATAGAAATTATATTGTGACGCTGGGACTTGGAGTGGGGCACCCTTGGTTGGCATTTGAGTTCATGGTAGTTGATAGTAATTCTGCCTGTGTTCAGGGTTTATGGACATTTGCCAGTTTGGGCTGTTGCCACTCAAAAGTCCGTGACAGCAAAATGTCCATAGTGTCATCTTCTGAGGAAACTCCAAGCCTGAGATTGAAGTTCTTTGTGACAGATAACTGGGTTATAACACCATGAAAAGGCCCAGTGCTTGTATAACCCTGTGACTAAACCCCCTTGATTACAGCAATGTGTTACTGATAACATGTGCTTCAGGAGTGGGATCTGTTCTTATCACCACAGGCTAAAAAGTAAAAAGCCCTGTATGTTACAACGGCCTTACCTGTTACCTGgataatacctttaaaaataatgatctgCAGAGATTGCCTTTCATTTGAGGAGTGCTTAGTCAGAGTTCTCCCTAGCTTGGggcttttaaattttgaaatctaAACATTCTTTCCCACTGTCCTTTTTGACATTGACTTtggttttctcttccttctttaaatttctgTCCTGCttccttacattttttttccttttgaattttatctttgtcttttgtttttaatactgCATGGGCAGGGGTAGGGGGCCTGGAGGGGTGAGAGAactagtgaacactttggtgaGCAGGCCTTGCTTCAGACAGTTGTGAAGAGCTTCAGCACCATAGCTCAGTCTTCTTCCAGTTCTCAACACGGTTGCTCTTAAGTCATGCCAAGATCTGGATCAAAAAGGTATTTTTGAATGTCTATGATTTCTCCTGTACTGCAGCCCTGATAGTGCTTGTTAGTTCCTGTCACTGAATCTCCCACATGTACTCATCCAGCCAAGTTAGCAGATACGT
This sequence is a window from Manis pentadactyla isolate mManPen7 chromosome 5, mManPen7.hap1, whole genome shotgun sequence. Protein-coding genes within it:
- the YWHAB gene encoding 14-3-3 protein beta/alpha, with product MTMDKSELVQKAKLAEQAERYDDMAAAMKAVTEQGHELSNEERNLLSVAYKNVVGARRSSWRVISSIEQKTERNEKKQQLGREYREKIEAELQDICSDVLELLDKYLIPNATQPESKVFYLKMKGDYFRYLSEVASGDNKQTTVSNSQQAYQEAFEISKKEMQPTHPIRLGLALNFSVFYYEILNSPEKACSLAKTAFDEAIAELDTLNEESYKDSTLIMQLLRDNLTLWTSENQGDEGDAGEGEN